One Lepus europaeus isolate LE1 chromosome 7, mLepTim1.pri, whole genome shotgun sequence DNA segment encodes these proteins:
- the LOC133763595 gene encoding olfactory receptor 10V1-like, whose protein sequence is PPVGKIVFNQTGPIHFHFRPFSKLPEVQLLIFVAFLAMYLVSISGNVSIFLTIWVSRSLHTPMYFFLANLAALETFYSSTIAPLTLASVLAAESTLISLPGCGAQMFFFIFLGSADCILLAVMAYDRFVAICHPLHYSLIMSWRLCVRLALGSLLLGFILAMQLTVLIFQLPFCSSKEISMFYCDVLPVMRLACADTRVHEATLFVVSVIVLTIPFLLITLSYVFIVAAILKIRSAEGRHKAFSTCSSHLTVVLLQYGCGSLIYLCPSSSYSPERGQVVSVVYTFITPLLNPLVYSVRNRELKDALKRAMMRFLLL, encoded by the coding sequence CAACCAAACTGGACCCATCCACTTCCACTTCCGCCCCTTCTCCAAACTTCCTGAGGTacagctgttgatttttgtggccTTCCTGGCTATGTACCTGGTCAGCATCAGTGGCAATGTATCCATTTTCCTCACCATCTGGGTCAGTCGTAGTCTCCACACCCCCATGTATTTCTTCCTGGCAAACCTGGCGGCACTGGAGACCTTCTATTCTTCCACCATTGCTCCCCTGACCCTGGCCAGCGTCCTGGCTGCAGAGAGCACCCTCATCTCCCTGCCTGGCTGTGGAGCCCAAATGttcttcttcatcttcctggGCAGCGCTGACTGCATTCTGCTGGCTGTCATGGCCTATGACCGGTTTGTGGCCATCTGTCACCCTTTGCATTATAGCCTCATCATGAGCTGGAGGCTGTGTGTCCGGCTGGCTCTGGGGTCTCTGTTGCTGGGGTTCATCTTGGCCATGCAGCTGACTGTGCTCATCTTCCAGCTCCCCTTCTGCAGCAGCAAGGAAATCAGCATGTTCTACTGTGATGTCCTCCCTGTCATGAGACTGGCCTGTGCTGACACGCGGGTCCATGAGGCCACTCTGTTTGTGGTCAGCGTCATCGTCCTCACCATCCCCTTCCTGCTCATCACTCTGTCCTACGTCTTCATTGTGGCTGCCATCCTGAAGATCCGTTCTGCAGAGGGGAGGCACAAGGCCTTCTCCACTTGCTCCTCCCACCTGACTGTGGTCCTTCTCCAGTATGGATGTGGAAGCCTCATCTACTTGTGCCCCAGTTCCAGCTACTCTCCTGAGAGGGGCCAGGTAGTGTCTGTGGTCTACACATTCATTACCCCATTGCTGAACCCTTTGGTCTACAGCGTGAGGAACAGAGAGCTTAAGGATGCTTTGAAGAGAGCAATGATGAGGTTCTTGCTACTCTAA